The Gossypium raimondii isolate GPD5lz chromosome 2, ASM2569854v1, whole genome shotgun sequence genome segment GTTAAAAATCTtcgtatattttattatgacttatttattatatcatgtttattataattaaagactaaccatgacaacatgaatagatagattctGATTTGAAATCTACGTAtgtttgcgatggtgattatgaaataaagaatcaatggaggCGTTTGGAAGTCTGTCCTACTAGATTTGTTGCATTCTCCGAAGTGAatgcaaacataaaaaaaataaaagatacaatcatggaccactaaaagtggaaacataataataaataagagaacaatgagagttctcaagataacttttaaaagggtaaagataactgatgctatcaatgtgatatgaaagattattggccacatatgtggcatatgccaaatattttttttatgttacactacaccaaaacaggcttttagcggcagttttagtggcgtttggatacaaaacgccgctaaaaatcgagcattagcggcgctttacgtaaaacgctgctaaagatagagcattagcggcgccttagggaaagcgccgctaaaaatgagaattagcggcgttttttgagaaaacgccgcaaaaaacctaagcccaacggcaTCGTTTTCAGACCATTcgaggctttagcggcgtttttggaaaagcgccgctaatgctctgtgctttagcggcgtttttggtaaagtgccgctaatgctctgggctttagcggcgtttttgataaagcgccgctaatgctcttggctttagcggcgtttttgaagaagtgccgcaaaaacattttatctgtctaattactatttaattgtttatttatattaattaaaattcaatttatttttaattgaaaatttgttaaaaatggataaatttgaaataatgacacttataaataaattgaaataaaaaacatagaaaaatatttgttaaaaatggaaaaattaaaatactattatttaaaataattttaaaatttttgggtacatgactgattgatttttaatttatatattaaataatttcatatataattgtaaaagatacggtagtattaattttaaaatatttaagtaattgtcattatagtttagggtttaatatatatgatttagggtatatggtttaggaggtatggttaatttaggatttaaggccggtttaggagttagaattttaaggtttatagattatggaattagggactATGGATTAGGGGttctggtttaagggttgtgatttaggggttagggattaagggttagagattaagagttagggatttagggttcaTTGATTCGATgtcaggttagggtttagggtttagattaattagtgtgttttaatttatattaaataaggtttaggggttaggggttaggtattcgggttgggatttaaggtttagattaattagtattttttaatttatatattaaataaggtttaggggttagtagtTAGGGGTTAAAGGTTTGTGGTTAGGGGTTTGTGGttagtgatttaaggtttagagattCGGGccgggttagggttttgggtttagattaactagttttttgaatttatatatattaaatggtttaggatttaaggtttacttgagatttgttaaatgatgaaattttattcaaccaattaatgcttttatatttaaaaatatttaatataaaccatttgatatatttaaatattagatttaaaaaaacattgataaataaataaataaaagtaattgatatggataggtaactatctattttcgataggactaaattataacaaataaaatgaaataaaaaattaaaatcatttcacATCGAACATTTAGcaatatatatagttatattttagttaggaagaaatatctctaataaaatagagattagattggaaaagaataatataaaatcatgattaactaatcttacattggataattctaacttaataattaaatacaaccatttaatcatttgttttcttattaaaatatacgatatttattttgaaagtacttgtttttttataaaaatcaagtttataaaaaataataataataaatattttataaaatcacttaactaataatttttagtagacaaaataaaatatttttaactgaGTAAAACGgggtcgttttgttcaaaatgaaataatgttttgcggcgtttctataaaaaaaacgccacaaaagatTCAAAATCTCTTTTTTTCCCACTTTCCCTCCTCCCAGTTTTCCctcttctattttcattttttttactctcagaataaataagattttgaaTCTTCCACaaatttctctctttctctctttctttgttCTCTGTTGAAATGTAGGAACGATTGAATTGAGGGGGaaaaacaagattttaattgcttaaaaactctttgtttttttttttttaaattggagtTAAGTTTGACAGACGGTTGTGCGTGGATTCAGAGTGCAACCTAAGTCCGATGGCTACAACTTTCAGTCCAGCTCGGAGCCCGGGAGTTCAATGCTTCAGTTAGGAGCAGGCAGTGGAGTGTCGAGGCTTAGATCTTCGTCGCTTAAGAAGCCACCGGAGCCGTTGCGTCATGCGGTGGCAGATTGTCTTTCGTCTTCTTCGCTTGCAGCGGTGGTTGGAGGAGTTAGCTCGCATCACCAAGGGGGTCCTTTGATTTTAACTGAAGCTTCAAGGACGCTTCGGGTTCGTAATTTTTGTCTTCTTCGTTTTCTCAGAGAATTTTGCAGAGAGGCAGCCAATCCATAGCTATTTTCATAACATTAAAGCTTTACTTTTTCTGtacctttttttttagtttaacttttaatttttcttctttctggGTTTCATTGATATTGTAATGAGAAACTTGAATCAGATCCATGGGAGCTAGTTCCATCAAATCATCTCAAAGAACCCATTTTCACACCAAAACACCCATAATTTCCCAAGCTCCACCCAGATCCATCTTCTATAATCCCAATTTCCTTTTCTATTAAAAACCCATTTTTTCTTCATCTAAATTAAGACACCCAGATCCTCAAAACCCAAAAAGAAACCATGAAAAACCAATCGAAAATGTTCACGACAAGTATTTGTTAAGTATTTACTAAGCAATTACGGTTTCAAATACCCAATCTTCTTAACCATGTGTCACATGACAGCTTGTTCTTTGTTAAGCTACTTCGCAATTGCATGGATGAAGATGGTTCCAATGCAGACCATTCGATCTAGGGTTCAGTTTTTCAAGATCACGACTTTGAGTTTAGTCTTTTGCGTGTCGGTGTTGTTTGGGAATATTTCTTTGAGGTATTTGCCGGTTAGTTTCAATCAGGCTATCGGTGCTACGACACCGTTTTTCACTGCGGTTTTCGCTTACTTGATGACATTGAAGAGGGAAGGTTGGCTTACTTATATTACTCTAGTCCCTGTTGTTACTGGGGTTATCATTGCCAGTGGGGTATGTATTTtactctcttcttttttttttaagcaaatttttagctttctttgtGGAATGGGTTGGCTTTATTTTGTTGGTTTGATGTGattgattgaatatttgattAGAAATTGGGTTTGTTTTaccatgttaaaatttttattggtttgtCTGATAACTTTGTAAATGGTAGCTTGTTTTAGGGGACTTATAGTTTGCTTTATTTTGTTCACAATTGGATTCTTTTTGCTATTGGAACTTGTGGAAATGCCCAACTTTTTAGCATAATTTGGATGTTTTGTCGATAACAATGATGATTGTTCTTGGATTGTATTTCATCTTTTGTTGGTTTCGAATGGATGATTAAGTCTTTAACTCTGATATGAAAACCTTGGTTGTTTATGGTTCATCAATGGTTAGTGTATATACTTTCTATTTCCTCATTTTCCCATGCATTTCACATATTGTATGTTTTGGTGTGTAGTCTGAAATTCAATGATACTCGGACTCAAGTCTAACTATTGGATATGGGTTTATGTACAACacgtgaattttttttaagtatttggaGGTTGTTAGAGGATCCTATCCTCATACCATGTTTGGATACCTGTTCAATACAGGTGTTGGACGCCGatacttgaaaagaaaatgaaaaatcgaAGTAACATAGCTGGAATTTTCCCCTCTACTTGATTTGAAAAAACCCTTCAAATTTCTTCCATTTTAcgttttatagatttaaatcGTGTTCTACATTAATCACGTTGTATTTCATTTGCTTAATCCACTTTCgaattcttatttttcattattgttGCATATAGGGTGAACCGAGTTTCCATCTATTTGGGTTTATCATGTGCATTTCAGCTACGGCTGCACGAGCTTTCAAGTCAGTTTTACAAGGAATTTTGCTTTCATCCGAAGGGTGAGGAATATTTATGCCTTGGCATTAACATTTATGGTTGATggcataatttttaattttttccgtATATTTGCTTTTGTTCATAGACTAGGAATTGTCACTGAAAATTTCttgtaattctatttttttagagAGAAGCTGAATTCCATGAATCTCCTCATTTACATGGCTCCGATAGCTGTCGTATTTCTACTTCCGGCAACACTCATTATGGAGGAAAATGTGGTGGGTATAACCCTTGCCCTTGCCCGAGATGATGTCAAGATCATATGGTATCTACTATTCAATTCAGCACTAGCATACTTTGTGAATTTGACCAACTTTTTGGTCACGAAACACACCAGCGCCCTAACTTTGCAGGTATGGCATACGTCGGCTTTTTAGGAGTTTAACTACATTTCTTTCGcatcttttctttgaaaaataaggATGGATTCTTTAAATCTTTTGTCTGATAtggagttaaattaaaattaagtacaCTTGTTCGATCTTTCAAACAAGATGGTGATTTAGAGGTCTTTAATGCTTCAAACTGTGAGGATTATGATAGCATGCATCTTTTAGTTGTTTATTAGCATCATAGTTACTACAATGGTTACTTTTTTACTAAATCGAATTAACACAGGTACACTTATCACCCGTCTTCTTTCAGTTGTTCATATAACAAACACAGTTCCTAGTAAATGCAAGAGACATCAGTGCTGCTGGAGGAGCAACTGCAGTTTTTGGTCAAGCAGCTGCTCTTTGTGTTCAAAAGCAGTACGTGGATCATGGGGCAGCTAGCCCAAATTTGTATATTTCCAGTGAGGATTATAATTTGGTTTTGTCGTGGAATACATTGAATCTGAGAACTTGAGTGATCTAGAAGATGTTGATACATGTCTTAAGGTATAATTTACTTTCAGTTTACATTTGTCATCTCTAACAAATGACTCAAACTTGAAAGTTACTGCAGCTTCTGTTCTTAACATTAGTTGTCTTAAAAGTTGCATTTGAATGAATCTGAAAATTATATAATCCTAAACTTAGTGTTCCTGAACACAATTATAACATCTTTTCTTAGCATATAAACTTAGCATGATCAAGTCAATAATCAGTTTAATCTTTTCAGGTTTGGAGCCATCAAACACTGGTGGTGTTTTCTTTATGGTTCAGACTGCGAAAGTGGAGAGGAGGATAAATGGGACAGATAACAACAGCAAATTGGTGTATGTATAGGAaagcttaaatttttattttgtagcaTTAAGTTTTCTGTAgcattaagtttttattttgtatgcaTTGGTGTATGTGATTTTATCATAAGGATAAATGTTTTCTGTAGCTATCTTCcattgtttattttagttttgattctaaatttttatttttactttaatatttacgacaacttgagttctaacttttggattttaattgtgttattaatttattattttaaattctaaaactaaattcattaatttttatatttagttttaaagttaaaattttatagaaaatttaatttacataatatttttatttatccttaaaaatatatttaaagttcacatttaaaaataaaacataatataatatttatcataaaaataaatattatttgattaaaatatattttttaaagtttatgtttttagcggcgtttttgctagaagcgccgctaaaggtcatggtctatagtggcgtttgtgataaaagtgctgctaaaggtcttggtctttaacggcgtttgtgggaaaagcgccgctaaaagtcgtggtctttagcggcgtttgtgggaaaagcgccgctaaaggtcttggtctttagcggcgtttgtgggaaaattgccgctaaaggtcttggtctttagcggcgtttgtggggaaagcgccgctaaaggtcttggtctttagcggcgtttgtgggagaagcgccgctaaaggcctaaaaaagcgccgctaaaagcctgttttggtgtagtgttaaTATCCTTTAAggaaggatatgagaatgtagtaatgaattctatcattacagataaaaaatatttatcttatttggtactgaaacaaataaatattattctaagatttgatagtacaaaattagttgaaagctccaaaaaagctaatatatcaatatctaaaaagaacaaaatttgtgatggttaattcattagttttaaaaggtattcattataatggatatcatattgagattgtgaataaagaaaagattacatttcatatgaatcaaaattgctataaatatctattttgaaaggatAAAAAACAAAGGGAGGATTAAGttattgatttgaattgattgTGAGTATCTTTGTtatcttcttttgtcatcatccccattaagggattgaaagaaaaatatttgactgtgaaagaTCTATTTATGAGCAATCGAATATggtaattctatctaaagcttgttatggttggatgcgcctgaagttgcaagtttttttttaaaaactgtgagtataactctacagtattcagaataagttctcaattaaaatcACGTAGAAAACTATTACTCATAAGAACTTGCAAGAGagaaaacttatgtatgaaaagtcattggttatgtacTTGTTGTACACctggaagataagattcactctCAAATTTCgctattaatagattttgattggattcaaagtctactattgaagtttaatttgcttacttcttgataaaatcatcaagACTCAACGCAAAAAGAAAAGGTacatctttaaatattaaatcgacttgatatatggtttaaatatttgagatggtcttcttttaattttgattacttgggttacatattgttttaagcatctcatttgttcatgaaaatgaatattaatgatttatttatgttgctatagtaggttttataattaaataatatattttattaaaacatatctagtatgcaaattttgttaataaaccaatgaattttatagtattgaatttgatttagttcaaaGAATTGTTAAAGGTAGTAGTTCATACGTTTTATATTATTCCAtgtgttaattatttagagaaatgCCTTGAgcaattgtaaatgaaaagttCTATGAGCATGAATAgttggattttgaattaaatttcatgcatggttatgaaagaaaaaattgatagtttttcattatgtcatatttttatgtttgagatCCGACctttattgatatatttaatttaggcTTGTTTCTATATATGACCTACCCAGTTAtttttgatagttaatttattatgcaaaaatcTTGTTAA includes the following:
- the LOC105763321 gene encoding probable sugar phosphate/phosphate translocator At3g11320 isoform X2; translated protein: MCHMTACSLLSYFAIAWMKMVPMQTIRSRVQFFKITTLSLVFCVSVLFGNISLRYLPVSFNQAIGATTPFFTAVFAYLMTLKREGWLTYITLVPVVTGVIIASGGEPSFHLFGFIMCISATAARAFKSVLQGILLSSEGEKLNSMNLLIYMAPIAVVFLLPATLIMEENVVGITLALARDDVKIIWYLLFNSALAYFVNLTNFLVTKHTSALTLQLFI
- the LOC105763321 gene encoding probable sugar phosphate/phosphate translocator At3g11320 isoform X1 — encoded protein: MCHMTACSLLSYFAIAWMKMVPMQTIRSRVQFFKITTLSLVFCVSVLFGNISLRYLPVSFNQAIGATTPFFTAVFAYLMTLKREGWLTYITLVPVVTGVIIASGGEPSFHLFGFIMCISATAARAFKSVLQGILLSSEGEKLNSMNLLIYMAPIAVVFLLPATLIMEENVVGITLALARDDVKIIWYLLFNSALAYFVNLTNFLVTKHTSALTLQVHLSPVFFQLFI
- the LOC105763321 gene encoding probable sugar phosphate/phosphate translocator At3g11320 isoform X3 translates to MKMVPMQTIRSRVQFFKITTLSLVFCVSVLFGNISLRYLPVSFNQAIGATTPFFTAVFAYLMTLKREGWLTYITLVPVVTGVIIASGGEPSFHLFGFIMCISATAARAFKSVLQGILLSSEGEKLNSMNLLIYMAPIAVVFLLPATLIMEENVVGITLALARDDVKIIWYLLFNSALAYFVNLTNFLVTKHTSALTLQVHLSPVFFQLFI